A window of Armatimonadota bacterium genomic DNA:
ATTTCAAAGGTTGCCGACTGCCCGACAAAGAGATAGAGGTCGCGACCGAATTCAAAGTGCGCACCGGGCAGTTCGCAATCGATACAGCGAGAATTGTTGTGGAATTGACAGGCGCCGCGCCCAACCAGCCGCCAAGCCGCGCGCGCGGAACGGAGCGCATCGTTGCCTTGCCGACGACCGTCGCTGTAGCCGAAGTTACCGTCGTCGAGACCGATCCGACCGAGTTTGCGCCCATCCTGCCGGTGGTAGAGAATGCCGACGGCAGCGCCTGGGTGCGAATGCCGCTCAACGCCGGGCAGAAGCCCAAATTCGCCTTTGGCGAAAGCCCCGAACAAGTGTCGGTCGAGATCGGCCCGCTCACATTGGCTGAAGCCGTTCGACAAGAGTTTTCCGATCCAAACGGCTTAGTGCGCGCGATCAGCATGGCGCCCGGCTCTGCAGGCACGGGGCGACTGATAGTGGAACTAAGCCGTGCGGCCGCGGTCCGATTCTTGCCCGGGGCGCAGGACGTATCGCTGCACTTTACCGTGCCGCGAAACGCAGGCGGCAAGATGCGAGACAAGATCGTGACGATCGATCCGGGGCATGGGGGCGGTCAGCCGGGAGCCAAAGCCGTGCATCAAGGCAAGACCGTGTTCGAGAAGGACATCACCTTAAATATCGCCTCGAAAGCGGCGCAACGATTAGGGCACACCGGCGCGAGCATTCTAATGACCCGCGCGGGCGATCGAGATGTCGGTCTGTACGAGCGCACCACTTTGAGCAACGACTCGGGCGCGCACTTCTTCATCTCTGTCCATGCCGATTCGACCCCGCGGCCAAACTCGGCCAGCGGCACCACGATCTACTATCATAAGGACGACGCCGACAGTCGAGCACTGGCGCAGGCCATCCTAAAGGAGATCGTCGCGGTCAGCGGATTGCCGTCCAGGGGCGTTCGGTCCGATTCCGTGCTCTACCAAAGCGGTTTGGCCGTGTTGCGCACGTCGTCAGTACCGGCAGTTCTCATCGAGGTGGGCTATATCAACCACGACGGCGACCGTGCGAAGTTGGTCGATCCCAAGTTTCAAGACAAGATCGCCGATGCGATCGCGCGAGGCGTGCGAAAGTACGTCGGCGACGATTAGTCCCGCATGAAGCCTCCAACCAACGTCGTCGTCATTGCGAACGAACGCAGCTTCGATTCGCGCCAGATCGCCAAGAAGTACGGCGACGCTTACTCCCTGCCCGCCAAGCAAAGAATCAACATCCAGTGCGCCTCCTCCGAAGAAGTGCCGCTGAACGAATATCGCCGCAACATCGAGAACGCGGTCTTTCAACACCTTCGCAAGCACGACCTTTACGAGACGGTCGATTATCTGGTGCTGACCAAGGGCATTCCGATACGCATACGCGAAGGTGGCTTCTCTGTGGACGCCGCGCTGATGGTCGCTCCCATGCGACTTCCCTTCAGACGCGGCGTTACCGAATGGCATTTCAATCCTTTCTTCGATTCTAAAGGAGCCTTCAGCCGCAAGAAGACCGGATTTCACCTGGCAACCCGCTTGGACGGCTATCTGGCCGACCATGCGATCCGGCTGGTCGATAACTCCAAAAAAGCCAAGCAAAAGAAGGGCATCTTTATGCTGGATCAAGACCCCACGCGCAAGGGCGGCAGCTACGATCTGGTGAATAGCAGCATGCAAAGCGCGGCCCGCCTGTTGAAACAGAAAGGCTTTGAGGTGATCTTTGATCAGACCAAGGACTTTCTGGGCGACCGCGGCGATCTGATGGGTTACTACTCTTGGGGCAGCAACGACGCTCACTTTGCTCAGGCTCGCTATCGGCGGTTGCGCTTCTATCCCGGCGCCATTGCCGAAACGGCAGTATCCACCAGCGCGCGCACGTTCAAGCGCACGGATCAGGGCCAGAGCCTGATCGCCGATTTAATCGAATCGGGCGTTACGGGCGTCAAAGGCTATGTCTCCGAGCCGTATGCCGAGGCGCTCTGTCGTGCGGCCATCCTGTTCGAACGGTACACTGCCGGGCGCAACCTGGCCGAGAGTTTCTACGCCGCCTCGCCGTTCTTGCTTTGGAAGGACTTGGTGATCGGCGATCCGCTGTGCGCTCCCTTCGCTAAATGAAGCTGCTGACCGTAACCCCAAACGCTTCGATCGACGTTACCATGCAAGTTGCCAGCCTTGGCGCATCGGCCGTTCAACGCTCCGAACGATCCTTGATATGCGGCGGAGGCAAGGGGGTCAACGTCGCGCAAGCCTTTGTCGCGCTGGGCGGCGAGGCCATAGCGACAGGGCTTTTCTCCGGCCCGCTCGATTGGTTTCACAGGGACTTGCAACAGCGCGGGATTCGTTCAGAATTCCTGGGCCGAGAAGGCGAACCAAGGGTCTGTCTGACGCTCTTAGCGCCCGGCTTGGAGCAGAAATACAACGACCCTGGCCAGCCCGTTACGGACGGAGCGGCGCTCTTGAAGATTATCGCCGGCACAAAAGCCGATTACGTCGCGCTCTGTGGCAGCCTGCCCCCAGGATTGCCGGACGACTTCTATCTGCAGTGCGCCGAAGCGGCGGGCGATGCGTTCGTTGCCATCGATACCAGCGGACCTGCGTTAAGAACGGTCGTCAAAAACCTGAGGCGCGGTCGAAGCCTGATTAAGGCCAACGCAGAGGAGTTTTGCGATGAGCCGCCCAAGTTTGAGCAGTGCATGGTTACGCGAGGCGGGCAGGGATTAGACCTATACTATAAGGGAGCCTGGGCGCATTTTCCGGCGCCTGAGGTAAACTATACAAGCGCAGTCGGCTCTGGCGATGCCGCGCTCGGTGCCTATCTATGGGCGCTCTCGGAGGGCAAGAACCCTTTGGAAGCGGCAAAATGGGCGGTGGCGGCAGGAGCGGCCAACGCGGCTACATTGGGCGCAGGGCAGCTGAAACGAGCGGATGTCGAGGCGCTGATGTGAGGAGGCAAAGCGATGTTTGGCAGCATTGGATTTCAAGAACTGATGGTCGTGCTGGTGTTGGCCCTATTGGTTTTCGGGCCAAAGAAGCTGCCAGAAATCGGACGCTCGCTGGGCAAAACCCTGAGAGAGTTCAAGAAAGCCGGCGAAGACGTAACGCGCTCGCTAGAAGAGCCGTTTGAAGAGAGATACGATCGGGGAGACAGGTTCTAGATGAACATCGTTTATTACATTCTGGTAGGTCTGGACGTGCTGGTTATGATCACCTTCATCGGCCTGGTAACGGCGCAGACGGCCAAATCGGAAGGCATCTTTATGGGCGGCGGCGCAACGGGCGGCTACGCCAAGGCCAAGCCCGGATTTGAAGACTTTGTCTCGCGCTGGACGCTCTACCTGGCCATCGCATTCTTCGTACTCACGACGGTCGTAACCTACTGGCCAAAACACTAGGCCGCGCGACGGTCGTCGTAGTCTATTGGCTCTAAGACCCAGCGCTCTTGGCTAATCTGGCCTTCAGACTCGTCCTTCCGCGTGACGATCCAGATGTAAAACGCCACACAGGCTACAACGTAGATTGCTATCCCTGCCATCCACATTCGGTTTCGATCCTCCCCAAATGATTATTGGCGAGACGCCGCCGAGGCTTCAACGCAAGTTTACGAGATACTCGGCCAAGGCCCTCAGCTCTGATTCGGGCAAACGGCGAAAAGAGGGCATCGTAGAACCTGGCGAAACTTGAGAAGGGTTCTGAAGGTGCCGCACGTGCCAATCTCTGTCCGGCCGCTTCTCGCCCACTTTGGTGAGATTCGGCCCCCGGCGCGAGCCTTGACCCTCGATCGCATGGCAGCGCGAACAGCGATGCTGAGCGTAGAGGCGTTGGCCCTGCTCTGCAAGGCTGGCGTCCTTTGTCAGGACGGCAGGCGGGTCTTTTGATTGCCGAGGCGCTGGCTGGATCGCCCAGATGCAAATGGCCGACATCGAACCCAGCACAGCCAGGGCGACTAAGCTCCAGACAGCTCGGTGGATACGATGAGCAAAGGCCGGAAGAGCAACAAGGAAAGCCAGGCAGCCCAAGATCGCCAGCCAATAAATCATGCCGCCGCCCGTCAAACGATAGAGCGCGTGAAGAGGCAGCACATACCACTCCGGCTGAGCATAGTAGCCGGGCGAGTCGGATAGGCTGTCCCCAACGCTGAGCGGCTTGATAGAGAACAGCGCCAGCAGCAGAATCGCAACGACCGCGCCTTGCCAATCGAGGTTAGGCTTCGCCCTTCGCGCCAGATACGCTAAGAACAACACCGATATCAGCGGCAGCCAGACTGCGTGAAAACGGTACCAAACTTGAACCGTATGATCCCCAAACTCCTCGCCGCCCTGAAGAAACCTCGCCTTCAGCCCGCCCACTACCGGCATCTCCGACACGATCCCGATCTCCGTTGCCGTCGTCGATTCGGCATGGGCGTCCCAAGGCAGCGCATGACCGGTCAGCTGAAACGACAACGCAAGCCCCAAACAGACAAGGCCCGCTAGCCAAGCGGCGCCAAACTCCTTGTGCCAGAACCTGGCGACCAAAAGCGCTAACAGCGCGACCAGCAGCCCGCCGCTGGAAGCGTGGTGGAGCCGCCGCAGCCAGCCCCAACGCTCCTCGATCGCCAACACCGATTCTCTCGGGGCGTCGGGCTGGTAGCCGAACAGAAGCGCAATGCCGGTAATCGTTGCGACCGCCAGCAATCCGACCGCCGCAACGACCAGCCAGCGCTGAATCATGCCTAATCTTCGTCGATTCGAGAGAAGTAGATGACGGTTACCGTGTCCGTTGGCAAGATCGGCCGATCGTAAAGCCGCTCCATCAGCGAGGCGACCTCTTCGTAGTTTCTAAACTCGGAGTTCTCTCGCTCGATGTCGCGCGGCGTTAGGTCTTGGATCGGTTTGACCTCCACTCGATCGAGAATCGCCGTGTAAAGCTTTCGTCGGCGGCCAAATCGCTGGCCAAGGGTCACCCAAACGACCTGCCCAGTCGAGTATTTGTCGGATTTATCGCCTAAACGGATCGTTACGGTCTTGCGGCAGTTTCGCAACAGATCGCCATAAAGGTCTGAGTAAAAGTTGAGCGCAAACATAGTTTACTCCTCGGTCATTCCCTGCTCCATCTCCAACTCTTTCTTCAGCAAGCGCTTAACGACCTTGCCGGTCGCGGAGCGGGGCAGTTCCGTCCGAAAGATTACCTGGCGCGGAGCCTTGTAGATGGCCATTTGATGCCGACACCAGGCCATGATCTCCTTTGCGTCCGCCTCGACGCCCGGTTTGGGCACGATCACGGCGCACGGGATCTCGCCGCGCTCGGCGTCGTGCAGACCGATCACGGCGACATCGGCGACCGCAGGATGCCGCAGCAGGCTGTTCTCCACTTCGCTCGGATAGACGTTGATGCCGCCCACGATGATCATGTCCTTCTTGCGATCCACGATATAGAGATAGCCGTCCTCGTCGAATCGCCCCATGTCGCCCGTGTGATACCAGCCCGAGCGCATGGCTTCGGCGGTCGATTCAGGATCGTTGTAGTAACCCTTCATTACATTGGGGCCGCGCACCACAATCTCGCCAATCTCGCCTTGGGGCAGTTCGCGGTCGTCATCGTCGAATATCTTGATCTCGACGCCGGGCACGGGCACGCCCACCGAGCCGATCTTCCGAGAGCCTTTGCCGGGGATCGGATTCACGCTGGTAACCGGCGAGCACTCGGTCGGACCGTCGCCCTCCAAAATCGCGCAATTGAACTTGCTCTCGAAGGCCAGTTGAAGCGGTTCGGGCATGGGCGATCCGCCCGAAACGCAAAACTTGAGCGACGAGAGATCGTATTCCCGCTCCATCGGGGTTTGCAAGATCGCGCCGTACATAGCCGGCACCATGGCGGCGATCGTAACCCTCCGCTTCTCGATGTTCTCTAACACGAGCGCCGGGGTGAAACGCTCGACCAAACAGATCGCCCCGCCCAGCCAGAGCATATAGTTCATGCAGACCGTCTGGCCGAACGAATGGAAGAGCGGCAAGACGGTTAGGATGACCTCGTCGTTACCGAACTCCAAGTGCGCCTGGCACGACTCGATGTTCGAGAGGATGTTTCGATGAGTCAGCATGACGCCCTTCGGAAAGCCCGTAGTGCCGCTGGTGTATATGAAAACGGCCGGGTCTTCCGGCGAAATAGCGGGGCTTGGCAAAGGAGCGGTCGGCGGCTTGAGCATGGAATCGAACGGTTTGATTCCCTCTGGCAAGTCGCTGTCGGCGCCGACAATTAAGATGTCGCGCAACGATGGAATGCCGCCTTTCGCTTCCATCACGGCTTGCAGCAGCATGGGAAATGTGATCGCCGCTACGACGCCCGCATTGTTCCAAATGTACTGGATTTCGGGCGCCTTGAGCAACGGATTGACCGGCACGGCGATCGCGCCCAATTGCGATAGCGCGTGATAGGCGATGACGAACTGAGGCACGTTGGGCAGCACGATTCCCACCCGGTCGCCGGGCTGGATGCCCAAGTTGTCTCGGAATCCGGCAGCAGCGGCCTGAACCGCGCCCCATAGTTGCGCGTATGTTAAAACATGGTCGCGAAAGAAAACGGCAGGCTTATCGGGATGCCTTTGAGCGGAACGGGCGATCGATTCGTGCAAGAACATGGCGTTAACCTCTTGCCCAACTCTTTCGACGGCCTCCGGCCAAATCCTGCCTAAATCGACAGGTATAATCGAACCAGAACCCTAAGGAGACCCCAAAAACGTGAAAACCCTAACAGCAATCGTTGTCAGCGCCGGTCTGTTGCTAACCGCCAGCGCTCAAGACGCGCGCGCCATCATGGCCAAGACCGAGAAGCACCTGGACGGCCTCAAGTCGATGGAAATGACCATGTCGATGAAGATGACCGGCCCTATGAGCCAGAACATGAACGGCAGCTTTGCCATGAAACGCCCGAACTTTCTGAAGGCTAACATGGATATGGGCGCCATGAAGATGCAACAGCTTTCTGACGGCAAATTCATGTATAGCTACAACGCCTCGTCCAACACCTTCACCAAACAGCCGGCTCCCAAGGATTTGAAGAGCAGCGG
This region includes:
- a CDS encoding N-acetylmuramoyl-L-alanine amidase; translated protein: MGRLALLCLMVLAIAHGNPEARVVWFDRSLAVDPGAVRLGDECWLPIIHAEKAKLTAKLVDNGSAVLIGNRKYAARVLAVPESSGQEIKIACLPLREALKDQGVSTVWDGSELKCFATLTSIEVSDGKLKATTSLPVESNAFLVRNPDRLVIDFKGCRLPDKEIEVATEFKVRTGQFAIDTARIVVELTGAAPNQPPSRARGTERIVALPTTVAVAEVTVVETDPTEFAPILPVVENADGSAWVRMPLNAGQKPKFAFGESPEQVSVEIGPLTLAEAVRQEFSDPNGLVRAISMAPGSAGTGRLIVELSRAAAVRFLPGAQDVSLHFTVPRNAGGKMRDKIVTIDPGHGGGQPGAKAVHQGKTVFEKDITLNIASKAAQRLGHTGASILMTRAGDRDVGLYERTTLSNDSGAHFFISVHADSTPRPNSASGTTIYYHKDDADSRALAQAILKEIVAVSGLPSRGVRSDSVLYQSGLAVLRTSSVPAVLIEVGYINHDGDRAKLVDPKFQDKIADAIARGVRKYVGDD
- a CDS encoding TIGR03790 family protein; this translates as MKPPTNVVVIANERSFDSRQIAKKYGDAYSLPAKQRINIQCASSEEVPLNEYRRNIENAVFQHLRKHDLYETVDYLVLTKGIPIRIREGGFSVDAALMVAPMRLPFRRGVTEWHFNPFFDSKGAFSRKKTGFHLATRLDGYLADHAIRLVDNSKKAKQKKGIFMLDQDPTRKGGSYDLVNSSMQSAARLLKQKGFEVIFDQTKDFLGDRGDLMGYYSWGSNDAHFAQARYRRLRFYPGAIAETAVSTSARTFKRTDQGQSLIADLIESGVTGVKGYVSEPYAEALCRAAILFERYTAGRNLAESFYAASPFLLWKDLVIGDPLCAPFAK
- the tatA gene encoding twin-arginine translocase TatA/TatE family subunit, whose translation is MFGSIGFQELMVVLVLALLVFGPKKLPEIGRSLGKTLREFKKAGEDVTRSLEEPFEERYDRGDRF
- the secG gene encoding preprotein translocase subunit SecG, whose amino-acid sequence is MNIVYYILVGLDVLVMITFIGLVTAQTAKSEGIFMGGGATGGYAKAKPGFEDFVSRWTLYLAIAFFVLTTVVTYWPKH
- a CDS encoding cbb3-type cytochrome c oxidase subunit II; the encoded protein is MIQRWLVVAAVGLLAVATITGIALLFGYQPDAPRESVLAIEERWGWLRRLHHASSGGLLVALLALLVARFWHKEFGAAWLAGLVCLGLALSFQLTGHALPWDAHAESTTATEIGIVSEMPVVGGLKARFLQGGEEFGDHTVQVWYRFHAVWLPLISVLFLAYLARRAKPNLDWQGAVVAILLLALFSIKPLSVGDSLSDSPGYYAQPEWYVLPLHALYRLTGGGMIYWLAILGCLAFLVALPAFAHRIHRAVWSLVALAVLGSMSAICIWAIQPAPRQSKDPPAVLTKDASLAEQGQRLYAQHRCSRCHAIEGQGSRRGPNLTKVGEKRPDRDWHVRHLQNPSQVSPGSTMPSFRRLPESELRALAEYLVNLR
- a CDS encoding RNA-binding protein: MFALNFYSDLYGDLLRNCRKTVTIRLGDKSDKYSTGQVVWVTLGQRFGRRRKLYTAILDRVEVKPIQDLTPRDIERENSEFRNYEEVASLMERLYDRPILPTDTVTVIYFSRIDED
- a CDS encoding long-chain fatty acid--CoA ligase yields the protein MFLHESIARSAQRHPDKPAVFFRDHVLTYAQLWGAVQAAAAGFRDNLGIQPGDRVGIVLPNVPQFVIAYHALSQLGAIAVPVNPLLKAPEIQYIWNNAGVVAAITFPMLLQAVMEAKGGIPSLRDILIVGADSDLPEGIKPFDSMLKPPTAPLPSPAISPEDPAVFIYTSGTTGFPKGVMLTHRNILSNIESCQAHLEFGNDEVILTVLPLFHSFGQTVCMNYMLWLGGAICLVERFTPALVLENIEKRRVTIAAMVPAMYGAILQTPMEREYDLSSLKFCVSGGSPMPEPLQLAFESKFNCAILEGDGPTECSPVTSVNPIPGKGSRKIGSVGVPVPGVEIKIFDDDDRELPQGEIGEIVVRGPNVMKGYYNDPESTAEAMRSGWYHTGDMGRFDEDGYLYIVDRKKDMIIVGGINVYPSEVENSLLRHPAVADVAVIGLHDAERGEIPCAVIVPKPGVEADAKEIMAWCRHQMAIYKAPRQVIFRTELPRSATGKVVKRLLKKELEMEQGMTEE